Proteins encoded together in one Marispirochaeta sp. window:
- a CDS encoding extracellular solute-binding protein, giving the protein MNDVDKNNPIPIYHQLKEMIKKKIETGEFTPGSRLPTELELCETFKISRTPVRQALSDLSHEGILYRRPGAGTFISDFSLSPSQDIMRIKVMIPEERWAQTLQDAAAVWNQENPDQQVKLELFTVGHAEFQFKLMHALASGNAPDLSLIDTVGFAQFARDYFILPIDEIDPEWVEETYKQDFFQACVHGSYYNDHIYSIQAQTDMALIWYRKDWFENEGISPPATWDDLIWVSQYFQREEIRKRYRIGPFALGFTAGLKAGETTTHQLLPLLWSTGADIFDDNRVVLDSDGTRRAVEFLSDLVHRYKVASPEVTSNEWDSAMRLFARGETALSFGGSYESGMIKKIAGWSEEEFCRHAGFIPIPAGRNGTQSTNVGGMGYVIYRQAKQPRLALEILKIVTRPKLMREFSVSTNQNPSRISVHKSLNPRQESFLYQTSKFLYQGRMRPILPEYPLVSEQIQAMFENVVSQRLSADVAVVKAAEIISAITRFPMDRDYSAEREDRYYEKARRNN; this is encoded by the coding sequence TTGAACGACGTTGATAAAAACAATCCGATACCTATCTATCATCAGCTGAAGGAAATGATCAAAAAGAAAATCGAGACGGGCGAGTTTACCCCCGGAAGCCGGTTGCCAACTGAACTCGAACTGTGCGAGACCTTCAAGATCAGCCGGACACCCGTACGTCAGGCCCTGTCCGATCTGAGTCACGAGGGTATCCTCTATCGCAGGCCCGGGGCGGGGACTTTCATAAGTGATTTCTCCCTATCTCCTTCACAGGACATTATGCGGATAAAGGTCATGATTCCGGAGGAACGTTGGGCCCAGACCCTGCAGGACGCGGCCGCGGTGTGGAACCAGGAGAATCCTGATCAACAAGTCAAGCTCGAACTGTTTACCGTCGGTCACGCTGAGTTTCAATTCAAGCTTATGCATGCCCTCGCCAGCGGTAACGCCCCGGACCTTTCGCTGATAGATACAGTCGGGTTTGCCCAGTTCGCGCGGGACTATTTTATATTACCTATTGACGAGATCGATCCGGAGTGGGTCGAAGAAACCTATAAGCAGGATTTTTTTCAAGCCTGCGTACATGGCAGTTATTATAACGATCATATCTATTCCATCCAGGCCCAGACGGATATGGCCCTGATATGGTATCGCAAAGACTGGTTCGAGAACGAAGGCATCAGTCCGCCGGCCACGTGGGATGATCTGATCTGGGTATCTCAATACTTTCAGCGGGAGGAGATACGCAAACGTTACCGGATCGGGCCGTTCGCCCTTGGGTTTACCGCCGGTTTGAAAGCCGGAGAGACTACCACCCATCAACTGCTGCCTCTGCTCTGGTCGACCGGGGCTGATATCTTCGACGATAACCGGGTTGTGCTCGACAGTGACGGTACCAGGAGGGCCGTGGAGTTCCTCAGCGATTTGGTGCACCGCTACAAAGTGGCTTCGCCGGAGGTTACTTCCAACGAATGGGACAGCGCCATGCGCCTGTTCGCCCGCGGGGAGACAGCGCTCTCATTCGGCGGAAGCTATGAGAGCGGTATGATTAAAAAGATTGCCGGCTGGAGTGAGGAAGAGTTCTGCCGGCATGCAGGATTTATTCCTATTCCCGCCGGCAGGAATGGAACACAGAGTACGAATGTCGGCGGCATGGGCTACGTCATTTACCGGCAGGCCAAGCAGCCCCGTCTGGCCCTGGAAATACTGAAAATCGTCACCCGGCCGAAATTGATGCGTGAGTTCAGCGTATCCACCAACCAGAACCCGTCCCGGATATCGGTCCATAAGAGCCTGAACCCCAGGCAGGAATCGTTCCTGTACCAGACTTCCAAATTCCTCTACCAGGGGCGCATGCGTCCGATCCTGCCGGAATATCCTTTGGTTTCCGAACAAATTCAGGCTATGTTCGAGAATGTGGTCAGTCAGCGACTGAGCGCGGATGTTGCGGTTGTCAAAGCGGCGGAGATTATCAGCGCAATAACCAGATTTCCGATGGATAGGGACTATTCGGCGGAAAGAGAGGATAGATATTATGAAAAAGCTCGGAGAAACAACTAG
- a CDS encoding sugar ABC transporter permease has translation MKKLGETTSLLVVTVPILTVVFLLFYYAVGWNFYISFTDWKGFIPTYNWLGLKNYYELFTDSLFWISLKNNLLLIVVFVPGVLLIGLLFAIFLDQNIKGEGFFRTVFLLPFSLSFVVTATLWTWMYSPKVGTINTLLGMAGLDFLQAGWITEPNLVMFSIIVALIWQFGGYSVIIFLGGIRSIPDSSIEAAKMEGASSLQLYLKIIIPQLKASFVTGFIVFMCFALKAFDFIWVLNKGGPGYSSHILGVSMYKETFVLDKYSYGASYSSIIFLLSLLLVVPFLTKIYSRK, from the coding sequence ATGAAAAAGCTCGGAGAAACAACTAGCCTTCTTGTTGTTACAGTTCCCATTCTGACTGTGGTGTTTCTGCTCTTCTACTACGCTGTGGGGTGGAACTTCTACATCTCTTTCACTGACTGGAAGGGGTTTATCCCGACATACAACTGGCTTGGATTAAAGAACTATTACGAACTTTTTACTGATTCGCTTTTCTGGATTTCGCTTAAGAACAATCTTCTCCTAATAGTCGTCTTCGTTCCCGGAGTGCTGCTGATCGGTCTGCTGTTCGCCATTTTTCTCGATCAGAATATCAAAGGGGAAGGCTTTTTTCGGACCGTGTTTCTGCTGCCGTTTTCACTCTCCTTTGTAGTTACGGCCACGCTCTGGACCTGGATGTACAGTCCGAAGGTGGGTACCATCAACACACTGCTGGGTATGGCGGGCCTGGATTTTCTGCAGGCTGGATGGATCACCGAGCCGAACCTTGTGATGTTTTCCATCATCGTCGCGCTGATCTGGCAGTTCGGCGGTTACTCGGTGATCATATTCCTGGGGGGTATTCGCTCCATTCCCGACTCCTCCATCGAAGCGGCCAAAATGGAGGGGGCCTCGAGTCTGCAGCTGTACCTGAAGATTATCATCCCGCAGCTGAAGGCCTCCTTCGTCACCGGTTTCATAGTCTTCATGTGTTTCGCCCTGAAAGCCTTCGACTTTATATGGGTATTGAACAAGGGAGGCCCCGGCTATTCTTCCCACATTCTGGGAGTTTCAATGTACAAAGAGACCTTTGTTCTGGATAAGTATTCCTACGGAGCCTCGTATTCGTCCATCATATTCCTGCTCAGTTTGCTCCTCGTGGTTCCGTTTTTAACCAAAATCTACAGCAGGAAATAA
- a CDS encoding carbohydrate ABC transporter permease has translation MNRRHAIKPNRVILYLFLIFFAIFTLLPLWSSMVTALKTSKEVILSTPISPPLEPTLMPFAESFGIIRKALFNSIVLVCTGVVVSSFFGSILAFSFSKYRFRGSQFIFYMLIFCLYIPPQAQLIPMVRITSLIGLHGNFSALVLIYMLFGIPMSTFIFKTLYDDLPESLLEAAKLDGAGTWRIYRRIMLPISGIPLIIASLLQVTIIWNDYIWGLILTTGEANHPVTVTLANLKGSFVAKWNLQMAGALWVALPTMLIFIVLGKYIIRGYMGKMGEFV, from the coding sequence ATGAATAGAAGACATGCAATCAAACCGAACCGCGTAATTCTCTATCTGTTTCTGATTTTCTTTGCGATCTTCACTCTGCTGCCACTGTGGAGCAGTATGGTGACCGCTTTGAAGACGTCCAAGGAGGTAATTCTGAGTACGCCGATCAGTCCTCCGCTGGAACCGACTCTCATGCCGTTCGCCGAGTCATTCGGCATTATCAGAAAGGCCCTGTTCAACAGTATCGTGCTGGTTTGTACCGGCGTCGTCGTTTCGAGCTTTTTCGGCTCGATTCTGGCGTTCTCCTTTTCGAAATACCGTTTCAGGGGATCGCAGTTTATCTTTTATATGCTGATATTTTGTCTGTACATCCCTCCACAGGCCCAGCTGATTCCGATGGTAAGGATCACCTCTCTGATCGGGCTGCACGGTAATTTCAGCGCGCTGGTACTCATCTATATGCTTTTCGGGATTCCCATGAGTACCTTTATCTTCAAAACGCTCTACGACGATCTGCCCGAAAGTCTGCTCGAAGCCGCAAAACTGGACGGGGCAGGTACCTGGAGGATCTACCGGCGGATTATGCTGCCGATTTCGGGTATTCCGTTGATCATTGCCTCGCTGCTGCAAGTAACGATTATCTGGAACGATTATATCTGGGGCCTGATACTGACTACCGGCGAGGCCAACCATCCTGTCACTGTAACATTGGCTAATCTGAAGGGGTCCTTCGTGGCCAAATGGAACCTCCAAATGGCCGGGGCTTTATGGGTGGCCCTGCCCACCATGCTCATTTTTATTGTACTCGGTAAGTACATCATCCGCGGATATATGGGAAAAATGGGGGAATTCGTATGA
- a CDS encoding carbon-nitrogen hydrolase family protein has product MNTKNLRLAVIQMDCEVKNKELNMKRTMKFFDRLEADTDIVCLPEFFSTGYNLDLIGSDYFYLAETVPGETTAALGRKAVEKGFAIIGTIVEKDKRQESVLYDTAFVIDKKGDLKGKYRKYHLYPTEHSYFRPGNDVSVVNLDGMKIGMAICFDHAFPELFRLLALQGAQIIVIPSAVPRGYAYLLDLRTRARAQDNQVFVAAANRVGREGTVEYCGLSKIVDPTGTVLAEASGEEEVISAEIHIDRIAEERKREPVLRSIRQDLLKSVYDATEME; this is encoded by the coding sequence TTGAACACAAAAAACCTGCGTCTGGCTGTTATTCAAATGGACTGTGAAGTAAAAAACAAAGAGCTGAACATGAAACGGACGATGAAATTCTTCGATCGCTTGGAGGCTGATACGGATATTGTCTGCCTGCCCGAATTTTTCTCAACCGGCTATAACCTTGATCTGATCGGGTCCGACTACTTTTATCTGGCCGAGACTGTACCCGGCGAGACGACCGCCGCCTTGGGCCGGAAAGCCGTGGAAAAGGGATTTGCCATAATTGGAACAATTGTCGAAAAAGACAAACGGCAGGAATCGGTCCTCTACGACACTGCCTTTGTCATTGATAAGAAAGGTGATCTAAAAGGGAAATACCGTAAATACCATCTCTATCCCACCGAACATTCCTATTTTCGTCCCGGAAACGATGTTTCGGTCGTTAACCTGGATGGAATGAAAATCGGAATGGCGATCTGTTTTGACCACGCTTTCCCCGAGCTGTTTCGCCTGCTGGCGCTTCAAGGGGCCCAGATTATCGTCATACCATCGGCCGTACCTAGGGGGTATGCCTACCTTCTGGATCTGCGGACGCGGGCCAGGGCCCAGGACAATCAGGTCTTTGTCGCAGCGGCGAACCGAGTGGGCCGTGAAGGCACGGTCGAATACTGCGGGCTAAGTAAAATCGTGGACCCAACGGGAACCGTTTTGGCCGAAGCGTCCGGGGAAGAAGAAGTCATTTCCGCAGAAATTCATATAGACCGGATTGCCGAGGAGCGTAAGCGCGAACCGGTCCTGCGAAGTATCCGACAGGATTTACTGAAGAGCGTGTATGATGCCACGGAAATGGAATGA
- a CDS encoding LacI family DNA-binding transcriptional regulator yields MATMKDVARHAGVSTSTVSRVLNGGFVSTAATRRVMEAMDALGYQISTSARSLKSEFTNIIGVTVVDISNPSTTRMLHGITSVFHEHGMSVMLTNTDGNPEIELESIEMFARQRVSGIIYTGSHTREDVAAALNAFPAPVVIGGQEAGIVRWPVVVFDNYKAGIDITSALLNLGHREIGYISAHLEDEHTGRFRRKGYMDALASAGIRPSQGCIQYADFTVDSGHAAMERMLEETETMPTAVAAASDMIAIGALRCLQQHGIEVPGMVSLAGFDDIPVSSKLIPSLSSVALDVREMGEMCAELLYRMIRKKNTVVERVVLGHRIVQRESLGPYP; encoded by the coding sequence ATGGCTACAATGAAGGATGTGGCCCGGCATGCCGGGGTATCTACCAGCACAGTGTCCCGCGTTCTCAACGGCGGATTTGTCTCTACCGCGGCAACCCGTCGGGTAATGGAAGCGATGGACGCCCTGGGCTACCAGATAAGCACCTCCGCGAGAAGCCTGAAAAGTGAGTTTACCAATATTATAGGCGTTACCGTTGTTGATATCTCGAATCCATCTACAACACGCATGCTCCACGGAATTACCAGTGTCTTTCACGAGCACGGCATGAGCGTTATGCTGACCAACACCGACGGAAATCCCGAGATAGAGCTGGAGTCAATCGAGATGTTTGCCCGTCAGCGGGTCAGCGGGATTATCTATACCGGCAGTCACACCCGGGAGGATGTTGCCGCGGCACTCAACGCTTTTCCCGCACCGGTGGTTATCGGCGGCCAGGAAGCCGGGATTGTACGATGGCCTGTCGTAGTTTTTGATAACTATAAAGCAGGGATCGACATTACCTCGGCGCTGCTTAATCTTGGGCACCGCGAAATCGGATATATTTCGGCTCATCTGGAGGATGAACATACCGGTCGATTCCGCCGCAAGGGCTACATGGATGCTCTTGCGTCTGCGGGGATACGCCCGTCACAAGGCTGCATTCAATACGCGGATTTTACCGTAGACTCAGGGCATGCCGCCATGGAACGCATGCTGGAAGAGACAGAGACTATGCCAACCGCAGTTGCCGCGGCATCCGACATGATCGCCATTGGAGCCCTCCGCTGCCTGCAGCAGCATGGAATCGAGGTTCCAGGAATGGTTTCCCTGGCGGGATTTGACGATATTCCGGTAAGTTCAAAGCTGATTCCGTCGCTTTCGTCGGTTGCCCTGGATGTCAGGGAGATGGGTGAGATGTGTGCCGAATTGCTCTATCGTATGATTCGCAAAAAGAACACCGTCGTTGAGCGGGTAGTTCTTGGTCACCGTATTGTTCAGCGCGAGTCCCTGGGACCTTACCCGTAA
- a CDS encoding LacI family DNA-binding transcriptional regulator, translating to MAKRAGVSIATVSRVLNKTKHVEAPVEEAVWKAIKELGFTPDQHARWLSSGRSNVVGIAMPSVESWDLSPFLHACSEELNARNFDVMVALTDDDKTNERELIQTLVRSHVSAVIVVTRYVDAKIRQLLTRTGVPVVLAFNEDPNSRIPAVIFDDETAAQALANGVPENRKSRAILSQQGSEVSIDRRVSGFRRVSAKKWKMDTPVFECDGTIEGAYQASRNIFEQSCPQILHTTSDYLAIAAIRAAYDLGLSVPRDVAITGFGENHYSQTATPSLTTVRIDGRNVGRLCGEGAISLLEKRTVPAVQKVGFYLVAGDSCPLRRQQ from the coding sequence GTGGCAAAGAGGGCGGGAGTATCCATTGCCACAGTTTCACGCGTATTAAACAAGACAAAGCACGTCGAAGCACCAGTCGAAGAGGCGGTCTGGAAGGCGATCAAGGAACTCGGTTTTACTCCGGATCAACACGCCCGCTGGCTCTCCTCCGGCCGAAGCAACGTCGTCGGTATTGCAATGCCGTCTGTGGAAAGCTGGGATCTTTCGCCCTTTCTTCATGCCTGCTCCGAGGAACTCAACGCCCGCAACTTTGATGTTATGGTTGCACTGACGGACGACGACAAAACCAACGAACGTGAACTGATTCAAACCCTCGTCCGGTCCCACGTATCGGCGGTAATCGTGGTAACCCGCTACGTCGACGCCAAAATCAGGCAGCTTCTGACCCGGACGGGAGTCCCCGTAGTTCTGGCATTCAATGAAGACCCGAACAGCCGTATTCCTGCAGTGATTTTTGATGATGAGACAGCTGCTCAGGCCCTGGCAAACGGAGTGCCGGAAAACCGTAAATCCCGGGCAATTCTGTCACAGCAAGGCAGCGAAGTTTCAATCGACCGGCGGGTCAGCGGATTCCGCAGAGTATCCGCCAAAAAATGGAAAATGGATACCCCTGTCTTTGAATGTGACGGAACAATAGAAGGCGCATACCAGGCAAGCAGGAACATTTTTGAACAGAGCTGTCCGCAAATATTACACACCACATCGGATTATCTGGCAATTGCCGCCATCCGTGCCGCCTACGATCTTGGTCTGTCGGTTCCCCGGGATGTTGCCATTACCGGCTTCGGGGAAAATCACTACTCCCAGACAGCGACGCCGTCTCTAACAACCGTGCGTATCGACGGACGGAATGTGGGGCGGCTCTGCGGAGAGGGAGCTATTTCCCTGCTGGAAAAACGGACGGTTCCGGCGGTTCAGAAGGTCGGGTTTTACCTGGTAGCAGGAGACAGCTGTCCCCTCCGGAGGCAGCAGTAA
- a CDS encoding carbohydrate ABC transporter permease: MAGIDVKSMSFRKNLLKGITYLLMIILAFYFLFPTVFMVVSSLKTDQLQLLRDMGGLKGFIPTGEIGLGNYRFVFQEMPFARYFFNSVFILAMTVGIGLFINSMFAFSLARLRFRGRTVLVSVVIALIIVPTESVVIPMLLMVNKLGWIDSYHVQIIPFIADAFSVFLFYQFFIQVPKDFDEAAIIDGAGYFSVYTRIIAPLSRPVFASVAILQGIQHWGRFLWPLMVTRQETFRPLPVAIQQFFSQDPKAWGAIFAFASMTTIPLLIIFLVFQKWFVQSVASSGVKG; encoded by the coding sequence ATGGCTGGTATCGACGTTAAATCCATGAGTTTCCGTAAGAATCTGCTTAAGGGCATAACCTATCTTCTAATGATTATCCTGGCCTTCTATTTTCTGTTCCCGACGGTATTTATGGTCGTCTCTTCGCTGAAGACAGACCAACTTCAGCTCCTCAGGGATATGGGCGGGCTGAAGGGCTTTATACCCACCGGAGAAATCGGATTGGGAAACTACCGCTTTGTGTTCCAGGAGATGCCTTTTGCCCGGTATTTCTTTAATTCAGTATTCATCCTGGCTATGACAGTTGGAATCGGACTGTTCATTAACAGTATGTTCGCCTTTTCGCTGGCACGGCTGCGATTCCGGGGACGGACAGTCCTGGTAAGCGTGGTAATTGCCCTGATTATCGTTCCTACCGAATCAGTGGTTATCCCCATGCTCCTCATGGTGAACAAGCTTGGGTGGATAGATAGTTACCATGTGCAGATTATCCCCTTCATTGCCGACGCGTTTTCAGTATTTCTCTTTTACCAGTTCTTCATTCAGGTTCCCAAGGATTTTGATGAAGCGGCTATTATCGACGGGGCCGGGTATTTTTCTGTATATACCAGGATTATTGCTCCTTTGTCCCGTCCCGTCTTTGCTTCCGTGGCCATTCTGCAGGGAATACAGCATTGGGGCCGATTTCTGTGGCCACTGATGGTAACCAGACAGGAAACATTCCGCCCGCTGCCGGTTGCAATTCAACAGTTTTTCAGCCAGGATCCCAAGGCTTGGGGAGCAATTTTTGCATTTGCATCGATGACAACCATTCCCCTGCTGATTATCTTTCTTGTGTTTCAGAAGTGGTTTGTTCAGTCTGTGGCCAGTTCCGGCGTAAAGGGCTGA
- a CDS encoding sugar ABC transporter permease gives MRNKVTSRKLMGPQERKETRAAWLMMIPAIVLLALFLVTPFLLAFGLSFTDQRLIPNPNLPTKFIGLRNFIRLLTDSTFHRALLNNFTFTIVVVPVQTALALCLAMLVNLRLKGTNIFRTIYFSPVVITMVVVSIVWYLLYNPDQGFINKALKTITFGHWPDVRWLHSTFWALPAIMFLSIWQGVGFQMIIFLAGLQDIPRELYEAGNVDGATGWQKFFNITLPQLRNTTLFVVISTTILSFKLFHQVWVMTKGGPQESTMTTVVMMYREGFRQGRIGYAAAIALIFFLIVLGISMIQRSILKEERTVS, from the coding sequence ATGAGAAATAAAGTTACAAGCAGAAAGCTGATGGGACCACAGGAGCGAAAGGAAACACGGGCAGCGTGGTTAATGATGATACCGGCCATAGTGCTGTTGGCGCTATTTCTGGTAACACCGTTTTTACTGGCATTCGGCTTGTCCTTTACGGACCAGCGTCTTATTCCCAATCCTAACCTCCCGACAAAGTTTATCGGACTGCGAAACTTCATCCGATTATTAACGGATTCCACCTTTCACCGGGCACTCTTAAACAACTTTACCTTCACGATAGTTGTCGTTCCCGTGCAGACAGCCCTCGCGCTCTGCCTGGCGATGCTGGTGAATCTGCGCCTGAAAGGAACCAACATCTTCCGAACAATCTACTTTTCACCGGTCGTCATTACCATGGTGGTGGTTTCTATCGTCTGGTATCTCCTGTACAACCCCGATCAGGGATTTATTAACAAGGCTTTAAAGACGATTACCTTTGGTCACTGGCCTGACGTACGATGGCTCCATAGTACGTTCTGGGCACTGCCGGCGATCATGTTTCTCTCCATTTGGCAGGGGGTGGGTTTTCAAATGATCATTTTCCTGGCGGGGCTGCAGGATATTCCCAGGGAGCTGTACGAAGCAGGCAATGTTGACGGCGCAACGGGTTGGCAGAAATTTTTCAACATCACCTTGCCGCAATTACGGAACACCACGTTGTTTGTTGTGATTTCTACTACCATTCTTTCATTCAAACTATTTCATCAGGTATGGGTAATGACAAAGGGAGGTCCCCAGGAATCCACCATGACGACCGTTGTCATGATGTACCGGGAGGGATTCCGGCAGGGACGTATCGGATATGCAGCCGCAATTGCACTGATTTTCTTTCTTATTGTCCTGGGAATCTCAATGATACAGCGATCCATTCTGAAAGAAGAAAGGACGGTTAGCTGA
- a CDS encoding sugar ABC transporter substrate-binding protein encodes MKKIFLLTTVLIMTSALLFAGGQEETADDGVVVVEVWNHSGKGAERDALDASIQAFNASHDDIQVNLTRLPEGSYNEQVSAAALSGDLPDLLDFDGPFLYNYTWSGHLIPIDQFVSDSLRKDFLPSIISQGTYDNRLWSLGQFDSGLAIWGNRAYLREAGVRIPKSLNDAWTFEEFNDALAKLQALPQVNHAIDFKMNYGQGEWYTYAFSPILQAFGADLIDRTDYQSAEGVLNGPEAVAAMKWFQSLFQKGYADAAPAGDDSFYGAKTSALAFVGHWMGGPHTEGLGDDLVLIPVFKGPDGGHATGMGSWNWGITSSAKNPEAVWEFLEFLLSPEEILRMTDGNGAVPARLSALEQRDAYSEDGMLSIFRQQLNQIAIPRPQTPAYPTITVAFAEAVQNIVNGADVKAQLDAAVEEIDLDISDNSGYPVN; translated from the coding sequence ATGAAGAAAATTTTTCTATTAACCACAGTACTGATTATGACCTCGGCATTGCTCTTTGCCGGAGGACAGGAAGAAACAGCCGATGACGGCGTAGTTGTCGTTGAGGTGTGGAATCATTCCGGCAAAGGTGCTGAGCGTGACGCCCTCGATGCGTCTATCCAGGCATTCAATGCATCACACGACGACATTCAGGTCAATCTTACCCGTCTTCCTGAAGGATCATACAACGAGCAGGTAAGCGCCGCTGCATTATCCGGCGATCTGCCCGATCTACTCGATTTTGACGGACCCTTTCTCTACAATTACACATGGTCAGGACATCTGATTCCGATAGATCAGTTCGTTTCCGATTCCTTGCGGAAGGACTTCCTCCCTTCCATCATCTCCCAGGGCACCTATGACAACAGGCTCTGGTCGCTCGGACAGTTTGACTCCGGTCTGGCGATCTGGGGGAATCGGGCATATCTGAGAGAAGCAGGAGTCAGGATTCCCAAATCCTTGAACGACGCCTGGACTTTTGAGGAATTCAACGATGCACTGGCAAAACTGCAGGCCCTGCCCCAGGTTAACCATGCAATAGACTTTAAAATGAACTACGGTCAGGGTGAATGGTACACCTATGCCTTCTCACCGATTCTTCAGGCTTTCGGTGCGGATCTGATCGATCGGACTGATTACCAGTCTGCGGAGGGTGTCCTTAACGGCCCCGAAGCTGTAGCCGCAATGAAATGGTTCCAGAGTCTCTTTCAGAAAGGCTATGCCGACGCGGCTCCCGCCGGGGATGACTCATTTTATGGTGCCAAAACGTCAGCCCTTGCCTTTGTCGGTCACTGGATGGGTGGCCCCCATACGGAAGGACTCGGCGACGACCTGGTTCTGATTCCTGTATTCAAAGGGCCTGATGGCGGGCATGCCACGGGTATGGGTTCATGGAACTGGGGTATTACCTCAAGTGCGAAAAACCCCGAAGCAGTATGGGAATTCCTGGAGTTCCTGCTTTCTCCGGAGGAGATTTTGCGCATGACCGATGGGAATGGTGCGGTTCCTGCGAGATTAAGCGCCCTGGAACAGCGGGATGCCTACAGCGAGGACGGAATGCTGTCCATTTTCCGGCAGCAGCTGAATCAAATCGCAATTCCCCGGCCGCAGACACCGGCATATCCTACCATCACAGTAGCCTTCGCGGAGGCTGTACAGAATATCGTGAACGGCGCGGACGTAAAAGCTCAACTTGACGCCGCGGTAGAGGAAATCGATCTAGACATATCCGATAACAGCGGGTATCCTGTCAACTGA
- a CDS encoding glycoside hydrolase family 32 protein: MNAKNITLEDLRNRDRMWRPACHFTPALNWMNDPCGLVYFHGQYHLFYQHNPSDADWGSMHWGHAVSTDLLTWHDAPIALFPTDPEGMAFTGSAVVPSEKSAGAGWNGEPDTVVAVYTGAIQRTTPLDNHQRQCIATSRDGHTWVPEGVVLDNPGIQNFRDPKVGWHPEAGHWFMVLAVERNINIYTSHDLRSWNQSDTITVSTALPAGVLECPDLFPLPVMNASNRTEWVLVIHVENVDPADPGAYYTVGSFDGHRFLQTYDAFLPIDGGHDFYATQSWANMAPGDERRVWIAWSANSAYARRQPTSRWAGVMSIPREIRLRYMDGRPVLCQVPLRELASKRRSSVEPVQQRFTSAGLSRYYRVENSSAWDILVEAKSCRILLSFGSAGFITIYRGQRTFTIDRTACDMGRFSGLVDPVKTIVLYPDCGEKPLTRVLFDRSILECFLDDGHRATTDLVFPEVPLQGIVVAAQLYDGVQVFPLRPAMHRDTDRF; encoded by the coding sequence ATGAATGCAAAAAACATCACCCTCGAAGACCTGCGGAACAGGGACCGCATGTGGCGTCCTGCTTGTCATTTTACACCGGCGCTTAACTGGATGAATGATCCCTGCGGCCTTGTCTATTTCCACGGGCAATACCATCTGTTCTATCAGCACAATCCGTCAGATGCAGACTGGGGATCAATGCATTGGGGGCATGCCGTAAGTACAGACCTGTTGACCTGGCACGATGCTCCGATAGCCCTGTTTCCCACTGATCCTGAAGGCATGGCCTTTACCGGTTCTGCAGTGGTTCCGTCTGAGAAATCCGCCGGTGCGGGCTGGAATGGGGAGCCTGACACGGTAGTAGCCGTTTACACGGGCGCGATTCAGCGTACGACGCCGCTGGACAACCATCAGCGTCAATGTATTGCTACCAGCCGTGACGGGCATACCTGGGTACCCGAAGGTGTAGTACTGGACAATCCCGGGATCCAGAATTTCAGGGATCCCAAAGTTGGCTGGCACCCGGAAGCAGGTCACTGGTTCATGGTTCTGGCGGTAGAACGCAATATAAATATTTACACGTCTCACGATCTTCGCAGCTGGAACCAGAGTGATACTATTACCGTAAGCACAGCACTCCCTGCGGGAGTACTGGAATGCCCCGATCTGTTTCCGCTTCCGGTCATGAATGCTTCTAACCGGACAGAGTGGGTCCTGGTTATTCATGTCGAAAACGTAGACCCCGCCGATCCCGGAGCCTATTACACTGTTGGTTCCTTCGATGGGCACCGGTTTTTGCAAACATATGACGCCTTTTTGCCAATAGATGGCGGCCACGACTTCTATGCAACCCAGTCGTGGGCAAATATGGCTCCCGGAGATGAGCGCCGTGTGTGGATTGCCTGGTCTGCCAATTCGGCCTATGCCCGCCGACAGCCTACATCCCGCTGGGCAGGTGTTATGAGTATTCCCCGGGAGATCAGGCTGCGCTATATGGATGGCCGGCCAGTTCTGTGCCAGGTCCCTCTCCGGGAGTTGGCGTCCAAGCGGCGCAGTTCCGTCGAACCGGTACAGCAGCGGTTCACCTCCGCCGGATTGTCCCGTTACTACCGGGTGGAAAACTCTTCGGCCTGGGACATCCTTGTCGAAGCGAAATCATGCCGGATCCTGCTGAGTTTTGGATCGGCCGGCTTTATCACCATATACAGGGGCCAACGAACGTTTACAATTGACCGGACTGCCTGTGACATGGGCCGCTTTTCCGGCCTGGTGGATCCGGTAAAAACAATCGTGTTGTATCCTGATTGTGGAGAAAAACCGCTTACCCGGGTGCTTTTTGATCGTTCTATTCTGGAGTGTTTTCTTGATGACGGGCATAGGGCTACAACGGATCTCGTTTTTCCGGAAGTTCCCCTGCAGGGCATAGTAGTAGCGGCCCAATTATACGATGGGGTACAGGTGTTTCCTCTGAGACCGGCAATGCATCGCGACACTGACAGGTTTTAA